In a genomic window of Armatimonadota bacterium:
- a CDS encoding NHL repeat-containing protein, whose amino-acid sequence MCDRVSTARGEEGGGAPSRAGGRAAEPAAAVEVQRLQITPSFMRLELGAARDFAAKVAGGEVTDGKAPAVVSWGVNDVPGGGGEFGTITPDGVYTAPEQLPACNEVCITAAIDDGGRKRELWATVVIGPFNPEYTPVATWPTGWGGPGEFSPLDGVCLDADGNLIIASKGTPRVYRLSPQGKYLDELDPSPEQFEGPREATVDAQGDILVVDGNKGRVFRFDRSGKFVTAWGEKGTAPGELMHPHGIVIGQHGRIYIVDDVNGRVQVHAPSGEFLFEWGTHGSEPGQFMAPHGIAVDPNGDIFVCEWWGARCQRFTPEGGHLQTLAVLPRDGERVYHAMTCDRHGNLYLITHGIGRLATEGTKHPRWPSTVEKYNNEGDYITVIAHPATPERRHYRPSTAAVGKDGRVYVADGARDNAGIDVFAPALARRQ is encoded by the coding sequence ATGTGTGATCGAGTCTCGACAGCGAGGGGGGAAGAGGGTGGGGGCGCGCCGTCCCGAGCGGGGGGCCGCGCCGCGGAGCCGGCGGCGGCGGTTGAGGTCCAGCGGCTCCAGATCACTCCCAGCTTCATGCGCCTCGAGCTGGGAGCGGCGCGGGACTTCGCGGCGAAGGTTGCCGGCGGCGAGGTCACCGATGGTAAGGCCCCTGCGGTCGTGAGTTGGGGCGTGAATGACGTGCCCGGCGGCGGGGGAGAATTCGGCACCATCACCCCCGACGGGGTCTATACCGCCCCAGAGCAACTCCCCGCCTGCAATGAAGTCTGCATCACGGCCGCGATTGACGATGGCGGCCGTAAGCGGGAGCTGTGGGCGACGGTGGTGATCGGTCCCTTCAATCCCGAGTACACGCCGGTGGCGACGTGGCCCACCGGTTGGGGTGGGCCGGGCGAGTTCTCACCGCTGGACGGAGTATGCCTCGACGCCGACGGCAACCTAATCATCGCCAGCAAGGGGACGCCACGCGTCTACCGCCTGTCGCCGCAAGGCAAGTATCTGGATGAGCTTGACCCCAGCCCGGAGCAATTCGAGGGCCCGCGGGAAGCCACCGTGGATGCGCAGGGGGACATCCTGGTTGTGGATGGGAACAAGGGGCGCGTGTTTCGCTTCGATCGCAGCGGGAAGTTCGTCACCGCCTGGGGTGAAAAGGGGACGGCCCCCGGGGAGCTCATGCATCCCCACGGCATCGTCATCGGGCAGCACGGGCGCATCTACATCGTGGACGACGTCAACGGCCGTGTGCAGGTCCATGCCCCCTCGGGGGAGTTCCTTTTTGAGTGGGGGACTCACGGCAGTGAGCCCGGTCAGTTCATGGCGCCGCACGGGATCGCGGTGGACCCCAATGGCGACATCTTCGTTTGCGAGTGGTGGGGCGCTCGCTGCCAGCGGTTCACCCCGGAGGGGGGCCATCTCCAGACCCTCGCGGTGCTTCCGCGCGATGGCGAACGCGTCTACCACGCGATGACGTGCGACCGTCACGGAAACCTGTATTTGATCACCCACGGTATCGGCCGCCTCGCCACCGAGGGAACCAAACACCCCCGCTGGCCGAGCACGGTGGAGAAGTACAACAACGAGGGTGATTACATAACCGTGATCGCTCACCCTGCCACCCCCGAGCGGAGACACTACCGCCCTTCTACGGCCGCGGTGGGCAAGGACGGCCGCGTGTACGTCGCCGACGGCGCTCGTGATAATGCAGGCATAGACGTCTTCGCGCCGGCACTCGCGCGCCGGCAGTGA
- a CDS encoding NHL repeat-containing protein, translating to MWIHDSIGTVTRRRGAVGAVLALLCCGLPGAVLSPTACAAAEPAAAVESQRLQIAPSFMRLELGATREFAVRIAGGGVAGGKAPAVVSWSVNDVRGGGSEFGTITPDGVYTAPKRVPAFNEVCITAAIDDGGRKRELWATVLIGPFNPEYTAVATWPARPGGPGEFSPPHGICFDADGNLVVSDSDKARVYRLSPQGKYLDELDPSPEKYEGPRDATVDADGNILVVDGNKGRVFVFDRSGKFITAWGEKGSAPGELSRPHGIAIGKHGRIYIVDVDNGRVQVYDPAGHFLFQWGARGAGPGEFKAAHGIAVDPNGNIFVCEWVGGRCQKFTPEGVHLQTFAVLPRDGERAYHAMTCDRYGNVYLATKGVIRNRWPSTLDKYNNEGDYITVIALPPTPERRHYRPSTAAVGKDGRVYVTNGAGGKVGVDVFAPGPPAVKEKTDRGG from the coding sequence ATGTGGATCCATGATTCGATTGGGACGGTGACGAGGAGGCGAGGTGCGGTAGGTGCGGTGCTGGCGCTCCTGTGCTGCGGCTTGCCGGGTGCGGTGCTGTCCCCAACGGCCTGCGCCGCCGCGGAGCCGGCGGCGGCGGTTGAGAGCCAGCGGCTCCAGATAGCCCCGAGCTTCATGCGGCTCGAGCTGGGAGCGACGCGGGAATTCGCGGTGAGGATTGCCGGCGGCGGGGTCGCCGGTGGCAAGGCCCCCGCGGTCGTGAGTTGGAGCGTCAATGACGTGCGGGGCGGCGGGAGCGAATTCGGCACCATCACCCCCGATGGGGTCTATACCGCCCCGAAGCGGGTCCCTGCCTTCAACGAAGTGTGCATCACGGCCGCGATTGACGATGGCGGCCGCAAGCGGGAGCTGTGGGCGACGGTGCTGATCGGTCCCTTCAATCCCGAGTACACCGCCGTTGCCACGTGGCCGGCCCGTCCGGGCGGGCCCGGAGAGTTCTCGCCTCCGCACGGGATCTGCTTCGATGCCGACGGCAACCTGGTAGTCTCCGACAGCGACAAGGCGCGCGTCTACCGCCTGTCGCCCCAAGGCAAGTACCTGGATGAGCTTGATCCCAGCCCGGAGAAATACGAGGGCCCGCGGGATGCCACCGTGGATGCGGATGGCAATATCCTGGTCGTGGATGGGAATAAGGGGCGCGTGTTTGTCTTCGATCGCAGCGGGAAGTTCATCACCGCGTGGGGCGAAAAGGGGAGCGCCCCCGGGGAGCTCTCTCGTCCCCACGGCATCGCTATCGGCAAGCATGGACGCATCTACATCGTGGATGTTGACAACGGCCGCGTGCAGGTCTACGATCCCGCGGGCCACTTCCTTTTTCAGTGGGGCGCCCGCGGCGCCGGACCCGGTGAGTTCAAGGCTGCGCATGGGATCGCGGTTGATCCCAATGGCAACATCTTCGTTTGCGAATGGGTCGGCGGCCGCTGTCAGAAGTTCACCCCGGAGGGGGTTCACCTCCAGACCTTCGCGGTGCTTCCGCGGGATGGCGAACGAGCCTACCATGCGATGACGTGCGACCGGTACGGGAATGTGTACCTAGCGACCAAGGGCGTCATCCGTAACCGCTGGCCGAGCACGTTGGATAAGTACAACAACGAGGGGGATTACATAACCGTGATCGCTCTCCCCCCCACCCCCGAACGGAGGCACTACCGGCCCTCGACAGCTGCGGTGGGCAAGGACGGCCGGGTGTACGTCACGAACGGTGCCGGCGGGAAGGTGGGGGTAGACGTCTTCGCGCCCGGGCCGCCGGCGGTAAAGGAGAAGACTGACCGTGGCGGGTGA